One genomic window of Thalassolituus hydrocarboniclasticus includes the following:
- a CDS encoding histidine phosphatase family protein: MAGIYLVRHGQAGFGKLNYDQLSDTGHLQGELVGKSLALRGIEAGMVVHGAMQRHRETMQGAQKHWHTFGPVSEMAGFNEFDSDDVIACAYPQFKNKAVLGAWILAQPNKRKAFQELFANAVERWTSGNHDSDYLESWAAFTGRVTAALEELLTRAEGKHVVVFTSGGPITAIAQQCLGLSHDKAFDMNWTLLNGGITQLLYNSKGKVSLASFNEQQHLAQAGKHFLTYR; this comes from the coding sequence ATGGCCGGTATTTATCTGGTACGTCACGGTCAGGCCGGATTCGGTAAGCTGAATTACGATCAGTTGTCTGACACCGGTCACCTGCAGGGCGAATTAGTCGGTAAATCCCTGGCGCTGCGCGGTATTGAGGCCGGCATGGTTGTGCATGGCGCGATGCAGCGCCACCGCGAAACCATGCAGGGTGCGCAAAAGCACTGGCATACCTTTGGCCCGGTCAGCGAGATGGCCGGATTCAATGAGTTTGATTCCGACGATGTGATCGCCTGTGCTTACCCGCAATTTAAAAATAAAGCGGTGCTGGGCGCCTGGATTCTGGCTCAGCCCAATAAACGTAAAGCCTTTCAGGAATTATTTGCCAACGCGGTTGAGCGCTGGACCAGCGGCAATCACGACAGCGATTATCTGGAGTCCTGGGCGGCATTTACCGGACGGGTAACAGCCGCCTTAGAGGAATTACTGACCCGGGCTGAGGGCAAGCATGTGGTGGTATTTACCTCCGGCGGCCCTATTACCGCCATTGCCCAGCAGTGCCTTGGTTTAAGCCACGATAAAGCTTTTGATATGAACTGGACGCTGCTGAATGGTGGCATTACCCAATTGCTGTATAACAGTAAAGGGAAAGTCAGCCTGGCATCGTTTAACGAACAACAACATCTGGCTCAGGCCGGAAAACATTTTCTGACGTATCGCTGA
- a CDS encoding DUF2608 domain-containing protein, whose protein sequence is MSKRITTLVLCLALLPVQAWSAAEVLSADSFRMVAAVISNLGVPQETLLVMDDDDTLTMMPCSDSKDTDKCQYLGGPAWSSWQQTLIGTPSPYRVASSDDELFAIGSALFAVNFMDYTEADLPLVLQQLTNSGVRLLVETARGGGDISATENQLSYLQTKSSLSQPLLALIAANTLIMPEGQPSLASPFMPCADRNVRPVSYRQGVMYVAGQNKGLMLQCLLSKANTQRPIRNILFIDDTLENVKDVYAAFKNSTKYNVKAIHYTHLQKHKEALTAGPMSAAYQKKANERWQALKTVLGKTMQKPSVQ, encoded by the coding sequence ATGAGTAAACGGATTACTACGTTAGTGCTTTGCCTGGCACTGTTGCCAGTTCAGGCATGGAGCGCCGCAGAGGTGCTGAGCGCAGACAGCTTCCGCATGGTTGCTGCGGTTATCAGCAATCTTGGTGTGCCACAGGAAACGCTGCTGGTGATGGATGATGATGACACGCTGACGATGATGCCCTGCAGCGACAGCAAAGATACGGATAAGTGTCAGTATCTGGGAGGCCCGGCCTGGAGCAGTTGGCAGCAGACACTGATTGGCACTCCCTCTCCATACCGCGTTGCTTCCAGTGACGATGAGCTGTTTGCCATTGGCTCGGCTCTGTTTGCGGTGAATTTTATGGATTATACCGAAGCCGATTTACCGCTTGTGCTTCAGCAGCTGACCAATTCGGGTGTGCGTCTGCTGGTAGAAACTGCGCGTGGTGGTGGCGATATTTCGGCAACAGAAAATCAACTGAGTTATCTGCAGACTAAATCTTCTTTAAGCCAACCGTTACTGGCATTGATTGCTGCTAATACATTAATAATGCCTGAAGGACAGCCATCACTGGCCAGCCCTTTTATGCCCTGTGCCGACCGTAATGTAAGACCTGTAAGTTACCGGCAGGGCGTTATGTATGTTGCCGGACAGAATAAAGGCTTGATGTTGCAATGCCTGCTGAGTAAGGCGAACACGCAACGCCCCATCCGCAATATCCTGTTTATCGATGACACTCTGGAAAATGTTAAAGACGTTTATGCCGCGTTTAAAAACAGTACGAAATACAACGTAAAAGCCATTCACTATACTCATCTGCAAAAGCATAAAGAGGCCCTTACTGCCGGGCCTATGAGTGCGGCCTATCAGAAAAAAGCAAATGAACGCTGGCAGGCGCTGAAAACAGTGCTTGGCAAAACCATGCAGAAACCTTCGGTTCAATAA
- a CDS encoding GMC family oxidoreductase, translating into MTNTSKYDVVIVGSGISGAIVAYQLGLAGKKVLILESGPTVPADRSGYMETFYKANAKTPESPYPPATQGAVPSSANNPLGLPNPAGENIPRYTVLQVGAWQKKDQCYFDYPSQVEGIDGTSLNANFAFASSYERLGGGTTWHWLGTCLRLFPEDFKMKTLYGQGEDWPGGDAFYQSLVPFYETAAKEIGVSGDKAAMEKLYRQFYVNPEGIYGSDYNFPMPGIDQTLQDELYAGITDMTYEGNPVYVTPTPQGRNSRPDERRQCAGNTNCIPICPIQAKYDATVTLARAEQTDNVEIRYQHVACNIRLDDKQQVCGIDYLTYDQPNGIATGSGTAVAERYVLAAHAIETPKLLLMSNKNPGFENGVANSSDQVGRNLMDHVMYLGWGLAKDPIFPYRGPLSTSGIESLRDGAFRKDRSAYRIEIGNEGWQWAADDPGTTLADFVFGQNNSQLNGNSKNQQGEELRFNPQLPAFSKLFGKQLVNTLNGVYTRQLRLGYLIEQLPDPENRVQLSTTLKDNLGLPRPHVTYRLASDYERKAFVSAKELTTELFAKVGATEYTKDPGAPVFSGKPEELTATNFQYKDDKGVTHNFRFYGAGHIVGTYRMGDNKATSVLNSRQQSWDHDNLYMVGSGVFPTIATGNPTLTIAALAFQAAGHILEDLNS; encoded by the coding sequence ATGACGAATACAAGCAAATACGATGTGGTGATTGTCGGCTCCGGAATTTCCGGTGCAATAGTGGCGTATCAGCTCGGTCTGGCCGGTAAAAAAGTACTGATACTGGAAAGCGGCCCGACCGTTCCGGCCGACCGCTCCGGTTATATGGAAACCTTTTACAAAGCCAATGCCAAAACACCGGAATCACCGTACCCACCGGCAACACAGGGGGCTGTGCCTTCAAGTGCGAATAATCCGCTGGGTTTGCCCAATCCGGCCGGAGAAAATATTCCGCGCTATACCGTACTTCAGGTCGGCGCCTGGCAGAAAAAAGACCAGTGTTATTTTGACTATCCTTCTCAGGTTGAAGGTATCGACGGCACCAGTCTGAATGCTAATTTTGCTTTTGCCAGTTCCTACGAACGTTTGGGTGGCGGAACAACCTGGCACTGGCTCGGCACCTGTCTGCGCCTTTTTCCGGAAGATTTTAAAATGAAAACCCTGTACGGGCAGGGCGAAGACTGGCCGGGTGGTGATGCCTTTTATCAGTCTCTGGTGCCGTTTTATGAAACGGCGGCAAAAGAGATCGGCGTTTCCGGTGACAAAGCCGCGATGGAAAAACTGTATCGCCAGTTTTATGTGAATCCGGAAGGCATTTATGGCAGTGATTATAATTTTCCTATGCCGGGTATTGATCAGACACTGCAGGATGAACTGTACGCTGGCATAACCGATATGACCTACGAAGGGAATCCGGTTTACGTTACACCAACCCCGCAGGGCCGGAATTCACGTCCGGATGAGCGGCGTCAGTGTGCCGGTAACACTAACTGTATTCCTATCTGTCCGATTCAGGCGAAGTACGATGCTACGGTAACTCTGGCACGGGCAGAACAAACCGATAATGTCGAGATCAGGTACCAGCATGTGGCCTGTAATATCCGTCTCGATGATAAACAACAGGTCTGTGGCATTGATTATCTGACGTATGACCAGCCGAATGGTATTGCTACTGGTTCAGGTACCGCTGTTGCCGAACGCTATGTACTGGCAGCTCATGCGATTGAAACGCCAAAACTGCTATTAATGTCGAATAAAAATCCGGGTTTTGAAAACGGCGTGGCCAACAGCAGTGATCAGGTTGGACGCAATCTGATGGATCACGTTATGTATCTCGGCTGGGGATTGGCGAAAGATCCGATTTTCCCCTACCGTGGGCCGCTGTCGACATCCGGTATCGAATCCTTGCGTGATGGCGCATTCCGTAAGGATCGTTCAGCGTATCGTATTGAAATTGGCAACGAAGGCTGGCAATGGGCGGCTGATGATCCGGGTACAACGCTGGCTGATTTTGTTTTCGGTCAGAACAATTCCCAGCTGAATGGTAATTCGAAAAATCAGCAGGGTGAGGAGCTGCGTTTTAATCCGCAGTTACCGGCTTTCAGCAAACTGTTTGGTAAGCAACTGGTGAATACCCTTAACGGTGTTTATACCCGGCAGTTACGTCTGGGGTATCTGATTGAGCAGCTTCCCGATCCGGAAAACCGCGTGCAGTTATCAACAACGCTGAAAGATAATCTGGGCTTGCCGCGTCCGCATGTTACCTATCGTCTGGCTTCTGACTACGAGCGCAAAGCGTTTGTCTCAGCGAAAGAACTGACGACGGAACTGTTTGCCAAAGTAGGCGCAACCGAATACACCAAAGATCCTGGTGCGCCGGTATTCAGTGGTAAGCCTGAGGAGCTGACAGCGACTAATTTCCAGTATAAAGACGATAAAGGTGTGACCCATAATTTCAGATTTTATGGTGCAGGTCATATCGTTGGTACTTACCGGATGGGGGATAACAAAGCGACATCTGTGCTGAATTCCCGTCAGCAATCCTGGGATCACGATAACCTGTATATGGTGGGCAGTGGTGTCTTCCCGACCATTGCCACAGGTAATCCGACCCTGACCATTGCTGCTCTGGCATTTCAGGCGGCCGGACATATTCTGGAGGATCTGAATAGCTGA
- a CDS encoding SDR family oxidoreductase, with protein sequence MKKVLITGAASGLGRALALRFAKTGADICIADINMGGAAETLNMVEQAGGKGWIYELNVTVPEQWALLEQEVKKRWGGIDVVINNAGVATGDRIEAGEWAWWDWVIDINLKGVALGCRTFTPMMKEQGSGYFINVASLAGLMKAPSMASYNATKAAVVAISETMHFELKPYGIGTTALCPGFFRTNLNHGMKTSDPDMLKFVDKVFAASALDAEDIADAAYQAMVKKQMICNPHPVGRRAYFIKQYLPFLYRREMDKMALGLKKREDQRKAFKEGKDA encoded by the coding sequence ATGAAAAAGGTACTGATCACCGGCGCCGCCAGCGGACTGGGCCGGGCACTGGCTCTGCGGTTTGCTAAAACAGGCGCAGACATCTGCATCGCAGATATCAATATGGGCGGTGCAGCCGAAACGCTGAACATGGTCGAACAGGCCGGCGGTAAAGGCTGGATCTACGAACTGAACGTCACCGTCCCGGAACAGTGGGCCCTGCTCGAACAGGAAGTGAAAAAACGCTGGGGCGGAATCGACGTTGTGATTAACAACGCCGGGGTAGCGACCGGTGACCGTATCGAAGCCGGTGAATGGGCCTGGTGGGATTGGGTGATCGACATCAACCTGAAAGGCGTTGCCCTTGGCTGCCGTACCTTCACGCCGATGATGAAAGAACAGGGCAGCGGTTATTTTATTAACGTCGCCTCTCTGGCCGGCCTGATGAAAGCGCCGTCGATGGCCTCTTACAACGCCACCAAAGCGGCCGTGGTTGCCATCTCCGAAACCATGCATTTCGAGCTTAAGCCTTACGGCATCGGCACCACCGCCCTGTGTCCGGGCTTCTTCCGCACCAACCTCAATCACGGCATGAAAACCTCCGACCCGGATATGCTGAAGTTTGTCGATAAAGTGTTCGCCGCTTCCGCACTGGATGCCGAAGACATTGCCGACGCGGCTTACCAGGCAATGGTGAAAAAGCAGATGATCTGCAATCCGCATCCGGTTGGCCGTCGCGCCTATTTCATCAAGCAATACCTGCCATTCCTCTACCGTCGCGAGATGGACAAAATGGCGCTGGGCCTGAAGAAGCGCGAAGATCAGCGCAAAGCCTTTAAAGAGGGAAAGGACGCCTGA
- a CDS encoding phosphotransferase family protein: MSEQFIDEARALRDSDAFDIQAVHNWLKVQGHDYGDELPAVKQFSGGASNLTYHLKYADQYSNNDLILRRPPAGHKAAGAHDMKREYSVMDRLKPVYPFVPKMIAFCEDDSVLGSDFYVMERMRGIIPRGNLPRGMNLSKEQARALCISVFDKLIDLHQVDYQANRLDDLGKGAGYVQRQVEGWSGRFVKSKTWNVPSFNKTMQWLKANMPADVKTCIIHNDYRMDNVVLNPDNPGEIIGVLDWEMATLGDPLMDLGGALAYWVQADDDFLMRAIRRQPSHLPGMLTRQEIVDYYCEKMGLDAKLWPFYEVFGLFRLAVIVQQIYYRYHHKQTDNPAFKNFWLFVHYLNWRCNRIMKKARKAGFK, translated from the coding sequence ATGAGTGAACAGTTTATCGATGAAGCCAGGGCACTGCGTGACAGCGATGCCTTTGATATTCAGGCCGTGCACAACTGGCTGAAAGTGCAGGGCCATGACTATGGTGACGAACTACCTGCCGTTAAGCAGTTTTCCGGTGGCGCATCGAACCTGACCTATCACCTCAAATACGCCGACCAGTACAGCAATAACGATCTGATTCTGCGTCGCCCACCGGCCGGCCACAAAGCCGCCGGGGCGCACGATATGAAACGTGAGTACAGCGTGATGGATCGTCTTAAACCTGTGTACCCCTTCGTGCCGAAAATGATCGCCTTCTGCGAAGACGACAGCGTACTGGGCAGCGACTTCTACGTGATGGAACGGATGCGCGGCATTATTCCGCGCGGCAATCTGCCACGCGGTATGAACCTCAGCAAAGAACAGGCGCGCGCACTCTGTATTTCGGTATTCGACAAACTGATCGACCTGCATCAGGTCGATTATCAGGCCAATCGCCTGGACGATCTGGGCAAAGGCGCAGGCTATGTGCAGCGTCAGGTTGAAGGCTGGAGTGGTCGTTTTGTTAAATCCAAAACCTGGAATGTCCCCAGCTTTAACAAAACCATGCAATGGCTGAAGGCCAATATGCCGGCGGATGTAAAAACCTGCATCATTCATAACGATTACCGTATGGATAACGTCGTGCTTAATCCGGATAACCCCGGCGAAATTATCGGCGTGCTGGACTGGGAAATGGCCACCCTCGGTGATCCGTTAATGGATCTCGGCGGCGCTCTGGCGTATTGGGTTCAGGCCGACGACGACTTTTTAATGCGTGCAATCCGCCGTCAGCCAAGCCATTTACCCGGCATGCTGACACGGCAGGAAATTGTCGACTATTACTGCGAAAAAATGGGACTGGATGCGAAGCTCTGGCCATTTTACGAAGTATTCGGATTATTCCGTCTGGCCGTCATCGTGCAGCAGATTTATTACCGCTATCACCATAAGCAAACCGATAACCCGGCCTTTAAAAATTTCTGGTTATTTGTCCATTACCTGAACTGGCGTTGTAACCGCATTATGAAAAAAGCCCGTAAGGCTGGTTTTAAATAA
- a CDS encoding acyl-CoA dehydrogenase family protein yields the protein MDFEHSAKAQDYIKRVKEFMKNEIEPVEENYLRELHSLDNKWVVLPIIEELKAKARAAGLWNMFLPDEHYGAGLSTQEYAAVAELTGRSFIAPEIFNCNAPDTGNMEVLEKYGTKEQQEQWLKPLLAGEIRSAFCMTEPGVASSDATNMEATATVEGDEVVLNGRKWWSTGIGHPNCKVGIFMGLTNPDAPRHQQHSMVLFPFDAPGVKIERMLPVFGFYDEPYGHGEVSFDNVRVPLSNMIAGPGRGFEIAQGRLGPGRIHHCMRLIGMAEKALELMCIRAASRTAFHKPLMNLGGNRDIIANARMNIEQARLLVMKAAWMIDKVGAMGAMSEISQIKVIAPSMAQQIIDAAMQMHGGGGLSEDLPLAGLYTAARALRLADGPDEVHRGLIAKIEMMKYKKYMKEA from the coding sequence ATGGATTTTGAACATTCAGCCAAAGCGCAGGACTACATCAAACGCGTCAAAGAGTTCATGAAAAATGAAATCGAACCGGTTGAAGAGAACTACCTGCGCGAGCTGCACAGCCTCGATAACAAGTGGGTGGTTCTGCCCATCATCGAAGAACTGAAAGCCAAGGCCCGCGCCGCTGGTCTGTGGAATATGTTCCTGCCAGACGAACACTATGGTGCCGGCCTGAGCACTCAGGAATACGCCGCTGTGGCCGAGCTGACCGGCCGTTCTTTTATCGCTCCGGAAATTTTTAACTGCAACGCGCCTGACACCGGCAATATGGAAGTGCTGGAAAAATACGGCACTAAAGAGCAGCAGGAGCAATGGCTGAAGCCGCTGCTGGCCGGTGAAATCCGCTCCGCCTTCTGTATGACCGAGCCGGGTGTCGCCTCCTCTGACGCCACCAATATGGAAGCCACGGCCACCGTTGAAGGTGATGAAGTGGTACTGAACGGCCGCAAATGGTGGAGTACAGGCATCGGCCATCCGAACTGCAAAGTCGGTATTTTTATGGGCCTGACCAACCCCGATGCACCGCGCCATCAGCAGCACTCTATGGTGCTGTTCCCGTTCGATGCGCCGGGCGTAAAAATCGAACGTATGCTGCCGGTGTTCGGTTTCTACGATGAGCCTTATGGCCACGGCGAAGTCAGCTTCGATAACGTGCGCGTACCACTGAGCAATATGATCGCCGGCCCCGGCCGTGGTTTCGAAATTGCCCAGGGCCGCCTTGGACCTGGCCGTATCCACCACTGCATGCGCCTGATCGGCATGGCGGAAAAAGCGCTGGAACTGATGTGTATCCGCGCCGCCAGCCGTACCGCATTCCACAAACCACTGATGAACCTGGGTGGTAACCGCGACATCATCGCCAACGCCCGAATGAACATCGAGCAGGCACGTCTGCTGGTCATGAAAGCCGCCTGGATGATCGACAAGGTCGGTGCCATGGGAGCGATGAGTGAAATCTCCCAGATCAAAGTGATTGCGCCGAGCATGGCCCAGCAGATCATTGATGCCGCCATGCAGATGCACGGTGGTGGCGGCCTGTCCGAAGACCTGCCGCTGGCGGGTCTGTACACCGCAGCCCGCGCCCTGCGTCTGGCCGATGGTCCGGACGAAGTACACCGTGGCCTGATCGCCAAGATCGAAATGATGAAATACAAAAAATATATGAAAGAAGCCTGA
- a CDS encoding sensor domain-containing diguanylate cyclase — MNLRPRFLLLTTVLIALIGAGLWLLSQQITLSVMQEWALRHFETQVKLEKTRTLQPIIREVTLARQFADSQVLRAWARQPDNAQLKAQALTEMETFRHNFADQSYFVALRESGDYYHNNAANEFAGAEYRYTLRADNPNDRWFYSIIEQNRDIHLNVNPDIPLGVTKLWIDVLLRDGDNIIGVVGTGLDLTTFIEQVVNQTEPGISNLFFDHEGAIQVSRDPSQINFASITKQASEKKTVQQLLNHPAERRQLEQLLPQVMHNPGQVGSLYLTIDQQRYLAGVIYLPEIDWYEMILLDLNTLLPLSTFNNLFIAAALSLILALLLFHLALNRYILRPLALLEDAVQQLRSGQHTVPLLPRHRAGEVGRLLRHFQEMAASTLLARSELEQKVRERTEALERLTQTDTLTGLLNRRGMTRQLSLEYERLQREGEPFGLIWLDLDHFKSINDHYGHACGDQALITTASIITDQLRPYDHAARWGGDEFLILIRTDDQQLLDQLGERLCQAIAAQQQVLDNQQRPIPLTLSAGSYLARTHDRLEHILSAADKALYQAKQNGRNHYCRA, encoded by the coding sequence ATGAACCTTCGCCCCCGGTTTTTACTGCTGACCACAGTTCTGATCGCGCTGATTGGTGCCGGCCTGTGGCTGCTCAGCCAACAGATTACATTGAGTGTCATGCAGGAATGGGCACTGCGCCACTTTGAAACCCAGGTAAAACTGGAGAAAACCCGCACCCTGCAACCCATCATCCGCGAAGTTACCCTTGCCCGGCAGTTTGCCGATTCACAGGTATTACGCGCCTGGGCCCGCCAGCCGGACAACGCACAGTTAAAGGCTCAGGCTCTGACAGAGATGGAGACCTTCCGTCATAACTTTGCCGACCAGAGCTATTTTGTTGCCCTGCGCGAATCCGGCGATTATTACCATAACAACGCCGCCAACGAGTTTGCCGGGGCCGAATACCGTTACACCCTGCGCGCCGATAATCCCAACGATCGCTGGTTTTACAGCATCATTGAGCAAAACCGCGATATTCATCTGAATGTGAATCCGGATATCCCACTGGGCGTCACCAAGCTGTGGATCGATGTATTACTGCGTGACGGCGATAACATCATAGGCGTGGTCGGTACCGGACTGGACCTCACCACCTTTATCGAGCAGGTTGTAAACCAGACCGAGCCCGGCATCAGCAACCTGTTTTTTGACCATGAAGGTGCAATACAGGTATCCCGTGACCCCAGCCAGATTAATTTTGCCAGCATCACCAAGCAGGCCAGTGAAAAGAAAACCGTGCAGCAGCTGCTGAATCATCCGGCCGAGCGCCGGCAATTAGAGCAGTTATTACCGCAGGTTATGCACAACCCCGGACAGGTCGGCAGCCTGTATCTCACCATAGACCAGCAGCGTTATCTGGCCGGAGTAATCTATCTGCCCGAGATCGACTGGTATGAAATGATCCTGCTCGACCTCAACACCCTGCTGCCACTCAGCACCTTCAATAATCTCTTTATTGCCGCCGCTCTTAGCCTGATCCTCGCACTGCTGCTGTTTCATCTGGCTCTGAACCGCTACATCCTCAGACCACTGGCCCTGCTCGAAGATGCAGTCCAGCAGTTACGCTCCGGCCAGCACACCGTCCCCCTGCTGCCACGCCACCGCGCCGGTGAAGTCGGCCGGCTGCTGCGTCATTTTCAGGAAATGGCTGCCAGTACTCTGCTGGCGCGCAGCGAACTGGAACAGAAAGTACGGGAAAGAACCGAAGCGCTCGAACGCCTGACCCAGACCGATACCCTTACCGGCCTGCTCAACCGTCGTGGCATGACCCGGCAACTCAGCCTCGAATATGAACGCCTGCAACGCGAAGGTGAGCCCTTTGGCCTGATCTGGCTGGATCTTGATCACTTCAAAAGCATTAATGACCATTACGGTCACGCCTGCGGTGATCAGGCGCTGATAACCACGGCCAGTATTATTACCGACCAGCTGCGCCCGTATGACCATGCCGCCCGCTGGGGGGGCGATGAATTCCTGATTCTGATCCGCACCGATGATCAGCAATTGCTTGATCAGCTGGGCGAACGCCTGTGCCAGGCCATCGCCGCACAGCAGCAGGTGCTCGACAATCAGCAACGGCCTATCCCTCTTACCCTCAGTGCCGGCAGCTACCTGGCACGCACTCACGACCGTCTTGAGCACATCCTGTCAGCCGCCGACAAGGCGCTGTATCAGGCCAAGCAGAATGGCCGCAACCACTACTGCAGAGCCTGA
- a CDS encoding SDR family oxidoreductase, translated as MNPQELFNLSGRVALVTGASRGIGESIAKLLAASGAHVIVSSRKIDGCQRVADEIKEAGGSAEALACHIGEMDQIEACFKAIEEKHGKLNILINNAAANPYFGHVLDTGLDAFQKTVDVNIRGYFFMSSMGAKLMKKNGGGSIVNVASVNGVIPGDMQGIYSITKASVIAMTKTFAKECAQLGIRVNALLPGLTDTKFASTLTSNDAILKMAMMHIPMKRVAMPEEMAGTVLYLASDASSYTTGAAINVDGGYLLV; from the coding sequence ATGAACCCACAAGAACTGTTTAACCTGTCTGGCCGTGTTGCTCTGGTTACCGGCGCCAGCCGTGGTATCGGCGAAAGCATTGCCAAACTGCTGGCCGCAAGCGGCGCACACGTTATTGTTTCCAGCCGTAAAATCGACGGTTGCCAGCGTGTTGCTGACGAAATTAAAGAAGCCGGCGGCAGCGCTGAAGCACTGGCCTGCCATATAGGTGAAATGGATCAGATTGAAGCCTGCTTCAAAGCTATTGAAGAAAAACACGGCAAGCTAAACATTCTGATTAACAACGCGGCCGCCAACCCATACTTCGGCCACGTGCTGGATACCGGTCTGGACGCTTTCCAGAAAACCGTTGATGTGAATATCCGTGGTTACTTCTTTATGTCGTCGATGGGCGCAAAATTAATGAAGAAAAACGGCGGTGGCTCCATCGTTAACGTTGCTTCTGTTAACGGCGTGATTCCGGGTGATATGCAGGGTATTTACTCCATTACCAAAGCATCCGTTATTGCCATGACCAAAACCTTCGCCAAAGAATGTGCGCAACTGGGCATCCGTGTAAATGCCCTGCTGCCAGGTCTGACCGATACCAAATTCGCCAGCACCCTGACCAGCAACGACGCCATCCTGAAAATGGCGATGATGCATATTCCGATGAAGCGCGTGGCTATGCCGGAAGAGATGGCAGGTACTGTGTTGTATCTGGCCTCTGATGCTTCCAGCTACACCACCGGTGCTGCCATTAACGTCGATGGTGGTTATCTGTTGGTGTAA